In one Streptomyces sp. NBC_00597 genomic region, the following are encoded:
- a CDS encoding ABC transporter ATP-binding protein: MTAPYVLEGSGIGVRFGGVKALTGVDLGVRAGEVCGLIGPNGAGKTTLFDVLSGIRRPDRGRVRLRGEDVTRRSPVWRARHGMRRTFQRQQLFGQLSVADNLLVAQEWRGGGGGLAADLLGSPARRRRERERRERGERVLAACGIGALGALPAAGLPVGRARMVELARAVADPPQVLLLDEPASGLSATEREQLAAVVRRLAEEEGCAVLLVEHDVAFVMDLCTRVVVLDLGTVLAQGPPAEVRADPLVRQAYLGVS, from the coding sequence ATGACGGCGCCGTACGTGCTTGAGGGCTCCGGGATCGGCGTCCGGTTCGGTGGGGTGAAGGCTCTGACGGGGGTGGACCTCGGCGTCCGCGCCGGGGAGGTGTGCGGGCTGATCGGGCCGAACGGGGCCGGGAAGACCACGCTGTTCGACGTGCTGTCCGGGATCCGGCGGCCCGACCGGGGCCGGGTGCGCCTTCGGGGAGAGGACGTCACCCGCCGTTCGCCGGTCTGGCGGGCCCGGCACGGGATGCGCCGGACGTTCCAGCGCCAGCAGCTGTTCGGGCAGCTCAGCGTGGCCGACAACCTGCTCGTCGCGCAGGAGTGGCGCGGCGGCGGGGGCGGGCTCGCCGCCGACCTGCTCGGGTCCCCGGCCCGGCGCCGTCGGGAGCGGGAGCGGCGGGAGCGGGGGGAGCGCGTCCTCGCCGCCTGCGGGATCGGGGCGCTGGGGGCGCTGCCCGCGGCCGGGCTTCCGGTGGGCCGGGCCCGGATGGTCGAGCTGGCCCGGGCCGTCGCCGATCCGCCGCAGGTGTTGCTGCTGGACGAGCCCGCGTCCGGCCTGTCGGCCACCGAACGCGAGCAGCTCGCGGCGGTCGTCCGGCGGCTGGCCGAGGAGGAGGGCTGCGCGGTGCTGCTGGTGGAACACGACGTGGCCTTCGTGATGGACCTCTGCACACGGGTGGTCGTCCTGGACCTCGGAACGGTCCTCGCGCAGGGCCCGCCCGCCGAGGTCCGGGCCGATCCGCTCGTCCGGCAGGCCTATCTGGGGGTGTCCTGA
- a CDS encoding aldo/keto reductase, whose protein sequence is MNQVPAIWLNNGTPMPQLGFGVFQVPDSEAAQAVGAALEAGYRSIDTAAAYGNEKGIGQALAASGVPREELFVTTKLWNGRSRTWRRDDVLRAFDHSLDKLGLEHIDLYLIHWPRPMRDDFLAIWKTFEEIAQSGRAHSVGVSNFRPADLERLGAESTLVPAVNQIELHPLFPQPELRALHSRLGIATEAWSPLGQGKELLTLPAVAETAAKHGRSAAQVVLRWHLDLGNIVIPKSVTPSRIRENLDVFGFELDAADRAALDALATGPSAGRIGPDPAVFDV, encoded by the coding sequence GTGAACCAGGTCCCCGCCATCTGGCTCAACAACGGCACGCCCATGCCCCAGCTCGGTTTCGGCGTCTTCCAGGTCCCGGACTCCGAAGCCGCGCAGGCCGTCGGGGCGGCGCTGGAGGCGGGGTACCGGAGCATCGACACGGCGGCCGCGTACGGCAACGAGAAGGGCATCGGCCAGGCCCTCGCCGCTTCCGGGGTGCCGCGCGAAGAGCTGTTCGTCACCACCAAACTGTGGAACGGCCGCTCCCGGACCTGGCGCCGCGACGACGTGCTGCGCGCGTTCGACCACTCCCTGGACAAGCTGGGCCTCGAACACATCGACCTGTACCTGATCCACTGGCCGCGCCCGATGCGCGACGACTTCCTCGCCATCTGGAAGACGTTCGAGGAGATCGCGCAGAGCGGCCGCGCCCATTCCGTCGGCGTGTCGAACTTCCGCCCGGCCGACCTGGAGCGGCTCGGCGCAGAGAGCACGCTGGTCCCGGCCGTGAACCAGATCGAGTTGCACCCGCTGTTCCCGCAGCCCGAGTTGCGCGCCCTGCACTCCCGGCTCGGCATCGCCACCGAAGCCTGGTCCCCGCTCGGCCAGGGCAAGGAGCTGCTGACGCTCCCGGCGGTCGCCGAGACCGCCGCCAAACACGGGCGTTCCGCCGCCCAGGTGGTGCTGCGCTGGCACCTGGACCTCGGGAACATCGTGATCCCGAAGTCGGTGACCCCGTCGCGGATCCGGGAGAACCTGGACGTCTTCGGCTTCGAGCTGGACGCTGCGGACCGCGCCGCGCTGGACGCGCTGGCTACGGGTCCCTCGGCGGGGCGGATCGGGCCGGATCCGGCCGTCTTCGACGTCTGA
- a CDS encoding 4a-hydroxytetrahydrobiopterin dehydratase: MADEPLSQKEIEDRLRELPGWAFEDDRIIRTYRLGTHFAASALVVHIATVQEELNHHSDLTLGYNTVRVSVNTHSAGDAVTGADFALAERVEALAPAHGAS; encoded by the coding sequence ATGGCAGACGAGCCGCTTTCGCAGAAGGAGATCGAGGACCGGTTGCGGGAACTCCCCGGCTGGGCCTTCGAGGACGACCGGATCATCCGCACCTACCGGCTGGGCACCCACTTCGCGGCGAGCGCGCTCGTCGTCCACATCGCCACGGTCCAAGAGGAGTTGAACCACCACTCCGACCTGACCCTCGGCTACAACACGGTCCGGGTGTCCGTGAACACGCACAGCGCCGGCGACGCCGTCACCGGCGCCGACTTCGCGCTGGCCGAACGGGTCGAGGCCCTCGCTCCCGCCCACGGCGCGAGCTGA
- a CDS encoding RICIN domain-containing protein, with protein sequence MSAGVHRIRNAASGLLLRLEGGTRVGVGPDGPPSPPAAGLWRIVPVHSGGGIVHVVSVHNDKLLDVANASTESGTRVQVWRANAFGAQEWIIEEHLDDPGVVSLIACISGLPLEADEEGRARVCEDTDSPAQWWHLEPS encoded by the coding sequence GTGAGCGCCGGGGTCCACCGGATCCGCAACGCCGCCAGCGGCCTGCTGCTCCGGCTGGAGGGCGGCACCCGGGTGGGAGTGGGCCCGGACGGCCCGCCCTCGCCACCGGCGGCCGGGCTGTGGCGGATCGTGCCGGTCCACAGCGGAGGCGGGATCGTCCACGTCGTCAGCGTGCACAACGACAAGCTGCTGGACGTCGCCAACGCGTCCACGGAGAGCGGCACCCGGGTCCAGGTGTGGCGGGCGAACGCGTTCGGCGCGCAGGAGTGGATCATCGAGGAGCATCTCGACGATCCCGGGGTGGTGTCCTTGATCGCCTGCATCAGCGGCCTGCCGCTGGAGGCGGACGAGGAGGGCCGGGCCCGCGTGTGCGAGGACACCGACTCCCCCGCCCAGTGGTGGCACCTCGAACCCTCCTGA